One genomic window of Monodelphis domestica isolate mMonDom1 chromosome 1, mMonDom1.pri, whole genome shotgun sequence includes the following:
- the LOC103099908 gene encoding ovomucoid-like has protein sequence MKAVAFCLFLMLVLISNFNVESVSKNTVDCTGFKKLPSEEERVCTLEYMPICGSDGKTYSNRCHFCSSVKKSNDKIKFAHTGECGVKAPTPKHLLQMLFSPARR, from the exons ATGAAAGCAGTGGCTTTTTGCCTGTTCTTAATGCTCGTTCTGATATCCAACTTTA aTGTGGAGTCAGTCTCAAAAAACACA GTTGACTGcactggttttaaaaaattaccatcAGAAGAGGAAAGAGTCTGTACTCTAGAATATATGCCAATATGTGGTTCAGATGGGAAAACATATTCCAATAGATGTCATTTCTGCTCTTCTGTAAA gaaAAGCAATGACAAAATCAAATTTGCACATACGGGGGAGTGTGGAGTTAAAGCACCAACTCCAAAACATCTTCTTCAAATGCTTTTCTCTCCTGCTAGAAGATGA